One genomic window of Moorella glycerini includes the following:
- a CDS encoding sigma 54-interacting transcriptional regulator gives MKPRIGHIIFHPKLVEISAAVSREMAAEIAGIEIAQPDPLDDKDIIRVARELEKKCDVLISRVDTINLLAPILSIPVVERYLTFADIMEALYQASKKGGKAALVVHSAQDCDLEPWPVVFGLEVIKELYHSREEALPAVLRAKEKGVTVIVGGVLTEKHAVSCGLQHQMIEIHKDTVTQCVRKAIDIYRAIQKERDYLTRFQALLDFAHEGVIFLEGDQTVVYVNDRACQLLEVARSDLLKKPLGKSLKDCLLPEGKETLEKILGEKYQHPQAGILVKFKDKSIVANIVPSSLVENMTTTIITFTEASQLQKVEYNVRRQLASKGLVARFNLKDIVGASAGLECAKKEARAFAATDATVLIYGETGTGKELFAQSIHNLSARRKGPFVAINCSALPKELMESELFGYEEGAFTGARKTGKAGLFELAHGGTIFLDEIGTMPLDLQAKILRVIQEREVARLGGDKVIPVNVRIIAATNCNLEEAVRKGEFRQDLYYRLNVLLLRLPPLRERMEDIPLLFKHFVKKFATQLNADLQLPGQEDLEILQRYHWPGNVRELENFAERFVAIATYNRDPAGVLEHLLQEIKPATKQDCPAQVRTGPARTAPLAEALANNEVELIRAVGEEVNWNKKKMAEILGISPTTLWRKLKKAGLNSLKLTPVKE, from the coding sequence ATGAAACCGCGCATAGGTCATATCATCTTTCACCCCAAGCTGGTGGAAATATCAGCTGCCGTAAGCCGGGAGATGGCTGCCGAGATCGCCGGCATCGAAATTGCCCAGCCCGACCCCCTTGATGATAAGGATATAATCCGGGTAGCCAGAGAACTGGAGAAAAAGTGCGACGTCCTTATCAGCCGTGTGGATACGATCAACCTGCTGGCCCCCATTTTATCCATACCGGTGGTGGAACGTTATCTCACTTTTGCCGATATTATGGAGGCCCTTTATCAGGCCAGCAAAAAAGGGGGTAAAGCAGCCCTCGTTGTCCATTCCGCCCAGGACTGCGACCTGGAGCCCTGGCCCGTGGTTTTCGGGTTGGAGGTTATTAAAGAACTATATCATTCCCGGGAAGAAGCGTTACCGGCAGTATTGAGGGCCAAGGAAAAAGGGGTCACAGTAATAGTAGGCGGGGTTCTTACCGAAAAGCATGCCGTTTCCTGCGGTCTCCAGCACCAGATGATCGAAATACACAAAGATACAGTCACCCAGTGCGTCCGCAAGGCCATTGACATCTACCGGGCTATTCAAAAAGAAAGGGATTACCTGACACGCTTTCAGGCGCTGCTCGATTTTGCCCACGAAGGAGTAATTTTCCTGGAAGGCGATCAAACAGTAGTTTATGTCAATGACCGGGCCTGCCAGCTATTGGAAGTAGCCCGGAGCGATTTGCTAAAAAAACCCCTTGGCAAAAGTCTTAAAGATTGCCTGCTGCCCGAGGGGAAAGAAACCCTGGAAAAAATCCTCGGGGAGAAATACCAGCACCCTCAGGCCGGCATACTCGTTAAATTTAAAGATAAGTCGATAGTGGCCAATATCGTGCCCAGTTCCCTAGTGGAAAATATGACGACGACGATTATCACTTTTACCGAAGCTTCCCAGTTGCAAAAAGTGGAGTATAATGTAAGGCGGCAGCTGGCCAGCAAGGGCCTGGTAGCCAGGTTCAACCTCAAAGACATCGTCGGCGCCAGCGCGGGTTTAGAATGCGCTAAAAAAGAGGCCCGGGCTTTTGCGGCCACGGATGCTACCGTGCTCATTTATGGCGAGACCGGCACCGGCAAAGAGCTCTTCGCCCAGAGCATCCACAATTTAAGCGCCCGCAGGAAGGGGCCCTTTGTCGCTATCAACTGCTCGGCCCTGCCCAAAGAACTTATGGAAAGTGAACTATTCGGTTACGAAGAAGGCGCTTTCACCGGCGCCCGCAAGACCGGAAAAGCCGGTTTATTCGAACTGGCCCACGGCGGGACCATCTTTCTCGATGAAATAGGCACCATGCCCCTGGACCTGCAGGCCAAGATTCTGCGCGTAATCCAGGAAAGGGAGGTTGCCCGGCTGGGCGGCGATAAAGTTATTCCGGTAAATGTACGTATTATTGCCGCCACCAATTGCAATCTTGAAGAAGCTGTCCGGAAAGGGGAATTCCGCCAGGATTTATATTACCGCTTGAACGTGCTTCTCCTGCGGCTACCTCCCCTCCGCGAAAGAATGGAAGACATCCCCCTCCTCTTTAAACATTTTGTAAAGAAATTCGCCACCCAATTAAACGCGGATTTGCAGCTCCCTGGCCAGGAAGATCTGGAGATCCTGCAACGTTATCATTGGCCCGGCAATGTGCGTGAACTGGAAAACTTCGCGGAAAGGTTCGTGGCCATCGCTACGTATAACCGCGACCCGGCCGGGGTACTGGAACACCTCCTGCAAGAAATTAAACCAGCTACTAAACAGGATTGCCCTGCTCAGGTCCGGACGGGGCCTGCCAGGACCGCCCCTCTCGCCGAAGCACTTGCTAATAACGAAGTGGAATTAATCCGGGCCGTCGGCGAGGAAGTCAACTGGAATAAGAAAAAGATGGCGGAGATTTTAGGTATCAGCCCGACAACCCTGTGGCGGAAGTTAAAAAAGGCGGGCTTGAATTCCTTGAAGCTTACGCCTGTAAAAGAATGA
- a CDS encoding FAD-dependent oxidoreductase, whose product MKLLSPIKIGNLEIRNRVVMAPMTNNYAQDGYVTERMFHFYAERAKGGVGLVTVEDGIVDFPVGNNAKNAVAIDDDKYIPMLQKLSAAIKRHGARAAIQLSHAGRRAGRVSLHNGYLEVTRGRLPVAPSVLAHPFPGQVVPRELRVEEIEEIVEKFGQAARRAAEAGFDVISIHCAHMYLCGEFLSPWANKRTDKYGGSLENRMRFVLEIIARVQKEVGTDFPLICRMNGQEPEGGNSLLEIREIARRLQLAGIKAISVSTGFAAVLQERNFISAEAPIGTPEGCIVPLAENIKIGVSVPVITANKIRSVDFAEGVLQQGRADMIALGRPLIADPYWVQKVAAGRYQDIRPCVSCCQGCVEHVLKGVPITCILNPRAGKEGEIEVNPAPPDRQKKVLVIGGGPGGLEAAVTAASRGHNVTLWEKEKELGGTILLAEKPPRKGELRKIIDYYRHQVEQAGVKVELGLEASKEAVTAFQPDVVILATGGKPVRPAIKGLEQGNVYWAVDLLKNDCSDIGEKVAIIGGGQVGVETAEWLAEKGKEVTVIEMLPEVAGDMAHAVKVPLMLNLQDYGVRMLTNTRVKEITGAGVLVERKGVEELLPADAVVIAVGIEADNSLEAELKDQIPALYAVGDCKSPGKIMDAVHEGFQVGLQI is encoded by the coding sequence ATGAAGCTTCTTTCACCCATTAAAATCGGCAACCTGGAAATTAGAAACCGGGTAGTCATGGCGCCCATGACCAACAATTATGCCCAGGACGGCTATGTTACCGAGCGGATGTTCCATTTCTACGCCGAGAGAGCCAAAGGCGGGGTGGGGCTGGTTACCGTTGAAGACGGCATCGTTGATTTTCCGGTAGGGAATAATGCCAAAAATGCGGTGGCCATTGATGACGATAAGTATATTCCCATGCTGCAGAAACTCAGCGCGGCTATCAAAAGGCACGGTGCCCGGGCGGCAATCCAGCTTTCCCATGCTGGCAGGAGGGCCGGGCGCGTAAGCCTGCATAACGGCTACCTGGAGGTTACCCGCGGCCGGCTTCCCGTTGCCCCTTCAGTCCTGGCCCACCCCTTTCCCGGGCAGGTTGTGCCCCGGGAGCTAAGGGTAGAAGAGATTGAAGAGATCGTGGAGAAATTTGGCCAGGCCGCCCGCCGGGCTGCTGAGGCGGGGTTTGATGTCATCAGCATTCATTGTGCCCATATGTACCTTTGCGGCGAGTTTCTCTCGCCCTGGGCCAACAAGCGCACGGATAAATACGGCGGCAGCCTGGAAAACCGCATGCGCTTTGTGCTGGAGATTATTGCCAGGGTGCAGAAGGAAGTGGGTACCGATTTTCCCCTCATCTGCCGCATGAACGGCCAGGAGCCGGAGGGCGGCAATTCCCTCCTGGAGATCCGGGAAATCGCCCGGAGGTTGCAACTGGCAGGCATCAAGGCCATCAGCGTTTCGACCGGTTTTGCTGCCGTTTTGCAAGAAAGGAATTTTATCTCCGCCGAAGCCCCGATAGGGACGCCGGAAGGCTGCATCGTGCCCCTGGCGGAAAACATCAAGATCGGCGTTAGCGTACCGGTGATTACGGCCAACAAGATCCGCAGCGTGGATTTTGCTGAAGGCGTTTTACAGCAGGGGCGGGCGGATATGATCGCCCTGGGCCGGCCGCTAATTGCCGACCCGTACTGGGTGCAGAAAGTTGCCGCCGGCAGGTATCAAGACATCCGTCCCTGTGTCTCCTGTTGCCAGGGCTGCGTGGAACACGTGCTCAAAGGCGTACCCATTACCTGCATCCTCAACCCCCGGGCGGGCAAAGAAGGCGAGATCGAAGTCAACCCTGCGCCGCCGGACCGGCAAAAGAAGGTGCTGGTAATCGGCGGCGGGCCAGGGGGGCTGGAAGCAGCCGTTACCGCTGCCTCAAGGGGGCATAATGTTACCCTCTGGGAAAAAGAAAAGGAACTGGGCGGCACTATTTTGCTGGCTGAAAAGCCGCCCCGCAAGGGCGAATTGAGGAAGATCATTGATTATTACCGGCACCAGGTCGAACAGGCAGGTGTAAAAGTGGAATTAGGCTTGGAAGCCAGTAAAGAAGCAGTTACAGCCTTCCAGCCCGACGTTGTCATCCTGGCGACGGGCGGGAAACCAGTCAGGCCGGCCATCAAAGGCCTTGAACAGGGCAACGTTTACTGGGCTGTTGATCTCCTTAAGAATGATTGCAGCGATATCGGGGAAAAGGTGGCCATTATCGGCGGCGGGCAGGTCGGTGTGGAAACGGCGGAGTGGCTGGCGGAAAAAGGGAAAGAGGTAACCGTTATCGAGATGCTGCCCGAAGTGGCCGGGGATATGGCCCATGCGGTCAAGGTGCCCTTAATGCTTAATTTGCAGGACTACGGTGTCAGGATGCTTACCAATACCCGCGTGAAGGAAATTACCGGCGCCGGCGTCCTGGTGGAGAGGAAGGGGGTAGAGGAACTGCTTCCGGCGGACGCAGTGGTCATCGCTGTGGGAATAGAGGCTGATAACAGCCTGGAAGCGGAATTAAAAGATCAGATACCGGCTTTATACGCGGTAGGAGACTGCAAAAGCCCGGGCAAGATTATGGACGCGGTGCATGAAGGGTTCCAGGTAGGGTTACAGATTTAA